The following coding sequences are from one Roseburia hominis A2-183 window:
- the rpoD gene encoding RNA polymerase sigma factor RpoD, which yields MAKKKENTDNKEVLGENKENSAAKTADAGAENGVASAQEKFQIKLRELLALAKKKKNMLEYQEISDFFSDMQLDAEQFEKILDFLEANNIDVLRITDDDVDDEMLLDVDDEDEIEVEKIDLSVPDGVSIEDPVRMYLKEIGKVPLLSAEEEIELAKRMELGDQEAKKRLAEANLRLVVSIAKRYVGRGMLFLDLIQEGNLGLIKAVEKFDYRKGYKFSTYATWWIRQAITRAIADQARTIRIPVHMVETINKLIRVSRQLLQELGREPTPEEIAAEMNMPVERVREILKISQEPVSLETPIGEEEDSHLGDFIQDDNVPVPADAAAFTLLKEQLEEVLGTLTEREQKVLTLRFGLEDGRARTLEEVGKEFNVTRERIRQIEAKALRKLRHPSRSRKLKDYLE from the coding sequence ATGGCAAAAAAGAAAGAAAACACCGACAATAAGGAAGTTCTGGGAGAAAACAAGGAGAACTCTGCTGCAAAAACTGCCGATGCGGGAGCAGAGAACGGGGTGGCAAGTGCCCAGGAGAAGTTCCAGATAAAGTTAAGAGAACTGCTTGCGCTGGCAAAAAAGAAGAAAAACATGCTGGAGTATCAGGAGATCAGCGACTTCTTTTCCGACATGCAGCTGGATGCAGAGCAGTTTGAGAAGATTCTTGATTTCCTTGAGGCAAACAACATCGACGTGCTTCGTATTACGGATGACGACGTTGACGATGAGATGCTTCTTGACGTCGATGATGAGGATGAGATTGAGGTCGAGAAGATTGATCTTTCCGTTCCGGACGGTGTCTCCATTGAAGATCCGGTGCGTATGTATTTAAAAGAGATCGGAAAAGTGCCGCTTCTGTCCGCGGAGGAGGAGATTGAGCTGGCAAAGCGTATGGAGCTCGGCGATCAGGAGGCGAAAAAGAGACTGGCAGAGGCCAATCTTCGTCTGGTTGTCAGCATTGCAAAGCGCTATGTCGGTCGTGGAATGTTGTTTCTGGATCTGATTCAGGAGGGAAATTTAGGACTGATCAAGGCGGTGGAAAAGTTTGATTACCGCAAGGGATATAAGTTCTCCACCTACGCGACATGGTGGATCCGTCAGGCAATCACGAGAGCCATTGCAGATCAGGCGAGAACCATCCGTATTCCGGTGCATATGGTCGAGACGATCAACAAGCTGATCCGTGTCAGCAGACAGTTACTGCAGGAGCTGGGACGCGAACCTACTCCGGAGGAGATCGCTGCGGAGATGAACATGCCGGTGGAGCGTGTGCGTGAGATCTTAAAGATTTCGCAGGAGCCGGTATCCTTAGAGACTCCGATCGGTGAGGAGGAGGACAGCCATCTCGGTGATTTTATCCAGGACGACAACGTTCCGGTACCGGCGGATGCAGCGGCATTTACCCTGTTAAAAGAACAGTTGGAGGAAGTGCTCGGAACGCTGACAGAGCGTGAGCAGAAGGTGCTGACACTGCGTTTTGGACTGGAGGACGGACGTGCGAGGACACTTGAGGAAGTCGGAAAAGAGTTCAATGTCACACGTGAGCGTATCCGTCAGATCGAGGCGAAGGCGCTGCGCAAGCTGCGTCATCCGAGCAGAAGCCGCAAATTAAAGGATTATCTGGAGTAA
- a CDS encoding deoxyguanosinetriphosphate triphosphohydrolase: MSIREEIERMECETLSPYATLSIHSKGRDVYEEPCDIRPVFQRDRDRILHSKAFRRLKNKTQVFLTPKGDHYRTRLSHTLEVSQNARTIAKALRLNEDLVEAIALGHDIGHTPFGHAGEFVLNGLCENGFRHNEQSVRIVEKLEKDGKGLNLTWEVRDGILNHQSRLMPHTLEGKIVRFSDKIAYINHDIDDAIRALVLTEDDIPLELRKTLGFSTKQRLNTLIHNIIMNSREKDDIMMSPEIEEAMIDLRKFMFENVYKNPVAKGEEVKAKAMIEQLFYFYKEHLDQLPAKYLRMMDEGESAERVVADYIAGMTDQYAITKFSEYFLPQAWQVDGY, encoded by the coding sequence ATGTCGATACGGGAAGAAATAGAGAGAATGGAGTGCGAGACCTTAAGTCCGTACGCCACGCTCAGCATTCATTCTAAGGGCAGAGATGTGTATGAGGAGCCGTGTGATATCAGACCGGTATTTCAGCGTGACAGAGACCGCATCCTGCACAGCAAGGCGTTCCGGCGTCTCAAGAACAAAACGCAGGTGTTTCTGACGCCGAAGGGCGATCATTACCGGACGAGGCTGTCCCATACACTCGAGGTATCGCAGAATGCCAGAACGATCGCAAAGGCACTGCGCCTCAATGAGGATCTGGTCGAGGCGATTGCGCTCGGACACGATATCGGGCATACGCCGTTTGGACATGCCGGCGAGTTCGTGTTAAACGGGCTCTGCGAGAATGGATTCCGGCACAACGAACAGAGTGTGCGTATCGTGGAGAAGCTGGAGAAGGATGGAAAGGGGCTGAATCTCACATGGGAAGTGCGGGACGGTATTTTGAACCATCAGTCCAGACTGATGCCGCATACGCTCGAGGGAAAGATTGTGCGTTTTTCGGATAAGATTGCCTATATCAACCACGATATTGACGATGCGATCCGTGCGCTGGTCTTAACGGAGGACGATATTCCGCTTGAACTCAGAAAGACCCTTGGTTTTTCCACCAAGCAGCGCCTCAATACGCTGATACATAACATTATCATGAACAGCAGGGAGAAGGATGACATCATGATGTCGCCGGAGATCGAGGAGGCGATGATCGATCTGCGCAAGTTCATGTTTGAGAACGTCTACAAGAACCCTGTGGCAAAGGGAGAGGAAGTCAAGGCGAAGGCGATGATCGAGCAGCTCTTTTACTTTTACAAGGAGCATCTGGATCAGCTCCCGGCAAAATATCTGCGCATGATGGACGAGGGCGAGAGCGCGGAGCGCGTGGTCGCGGACTACATCGCAGGAATGACGGATCAGTATGCCATCACCAAGTTTTCGGAGTACTTTTTGCCTCAGGCCTGGCAGGTGGACGGCTATTAA
- the dnaG gene encoding DNA primase: MPRYSDELIEEVRSRNDIVDVISQYVRLSKKGSTYFGLCPFHNEKTGSFSVSPNKQMYYCFGCHAGGNVFTFLMQYENYTFGEAMEALAERAGVDLPKQEYTAAQRQEADRRARLLEINKEAAKYFFVLLRGERGKRALDYFKKRALSDETIHKFGLGYSDQYSDDLYRYLRSKGYDDEILKDSGLVTIDEVRGGHDKFWNRAMFPIMDVHNKVIGFGGRVMGDGEPKYLNSPETKIFDKSRNLYGLNFARATKKPQLLLCEGYMDVIALHQAGFDNAVASLGTALTSGHANLLKRYTKEVYLTYDSDGAGIKAALRAIPILKEVGITTKIINMKPYKDPDEFIKALGAEAYQERIDQAENSFLFEVRMEEQQHDMHDPEGKTAFYNAVAKMLCGFTEKLERDNYIEAVAAKYMISSDDLRRLVNQQGLKAGLAGGGRASQSVADAQDGARTEYKKSAKKREDGMVQSQKLLLTWLTNSPALFPKVQRYVGADDFTDPICHSVAKMLFEQYEKDGTVNPARIISTYEDEEQQREAAGILNATIHRVDTREEREKALRETVIRVRENSINHKLANTFDVQEMAALAKEKNELPGTVHIPLEE, encoded by the coding sequence ATGCCGCGTTATTCGGATGAATTGATAGAAGAAGTGCGTTCGCGCAACGATATCGTGGACGTCATTTCGCAGTATGTGCGGCTGTCAAAAAAGGGCAGTACCTACTTCGGGCTGTGCCCTTTCCATAATGAGAAGACCGGTTCTTTTTCGGTCTCTCCCAATAAACAGATGTACTATTGTTTTGGCTGCCACGCGGGAGGCAATGTTTTTACCTTCCTGATGCAGTACGAGAATTACACGTTCGGGGAAGCGATGGAAGCGCTTGCTGAGCGGGCGGGCGTCGACCTTCCGAAGCAGGAATATACGGCAGCGCAGCGGCAGGAGGCGGATCGGCGGGCGCGTCTTTTGGAGATCAACAAGGAGGCGGCAAAGTATTTTTTCGTGCTGCTTCGCGGGGAGCGCGGAAAACGTGCGCTTGATTATTTTAAAAAGAGGGCGTTGTCCGATGAGACGATCCACAAGTTCGGGCTGGGATATTCGGATCAGTACAGCGATGATCTGTACCGGTATCTGCGGTCGAAGGGCTATGACGACGAGATCTTAAAGGATTCCGGTCTTGTCACGATCGATGAGGTGCGGGGCGGACATGATAAGTTCTGGAACCGTGCCATGTTTCCGATCATGGATGTGCACAATAAGGTGATCGGATTTGGCGGGCGCGTCATGGGAGATGGAGAGCCAAAGTATCTCAATTCCCCCGAGACGAAGATTTTCGACAAGAGCCGCAATCTTTACGGACTCAATTTCGCACGGGCGACAAAAAAGCCGCAGCTGCTCTTGTGCGAGGGATATATGGATGTGATTGCACTGCACCAGGCAGGGTTTGACAATGCCGTGGCGTCGCTCGGTACGGCGCTCACAAGCGGTCATGCCAATCTGCTCAAGCGCTATACCAAGGAAGTCTATCTGACGTATGACAGCGACGGGGCGGGGATCAAGGCGGCGCTCAGGGCCATCCCGATTTTAAAAGAAGTCGGAATCACGACCAAGATCATCAACATGAAGCCGTATAAGGATCCCGATGAGTTTATCAAGGCGCTTGGCGCGGAGGCGTATCAGGAGCGCATCGACCAGGCGGAGAACAGTTTTCTGTTTGAGGTGCGCATGGAAGAGCAGCAGCACGACATGCACGATCCGGAGGGCAAGACGGCCTTTTACAATGCGGTCGCGAAGATGCTTTGCGGATTTACGGAGAAGTTAGAGCGCGATAATTATATCGAGGCGGTTGCAGCCAAATACATGATCTCGTCGGACGATTTGAGAAGGCTGGTCAACCAGCAGGGATTAAAGGCCGGACTTGCCGGAGGAGGCAGGGCGTCGCAGAGCGTCGCGGACGCACAGGACGGTGCGCGCACAGAATACAAAAAGAGTGCGAAAAAGCGCGAGGACGGCATGGTGCAGTCGCAGAAGCTTCTGCTGACGTGGCTGACGAACAGTCCGGCGTTGTTTCCAAAGGTGCAAAGATATGTTGGTGCAGATGATTTTACGGATCCGATCTGCCACAGTGTGGCAAAAATGCTGTTTGAACAGTATGAGAAGGACGGGACAGTCAATCCTGCGCGGATCATCAGCACCTACGAGGATGAGGAGCAGCAGCGGGAGGCAGCGGGAATCTTAAACGCGACAATCCACCGGGTGGATACCAGGGAGGAACGCGAAAAAGCGCTGCGCGAGACCGTGATCCGCGTGCGGGAGAACAGCATCAATCATAAGCTGGCAAACACGTTTGACGTTCAGGAGATGGCGGCTCTGGCAAAAGAAAAGAATGAGCTGCCGGGAACGGTTCATATTCCGCTGGAGGAATGA